Proteins found in one Campylobacter concisus genomic segment:
- the purH gene encoding bifunctional phosphoribosylaminoimidazolecarboxamide formyltransferase/IMP cyclohydrolase yields the protein MRALLSVSDKEGIVEFAKGLEELGWQILSTGGTFKLLKENGIKATEVSEFTASPEMFEGRVKTLHPKIHGGILHKRDDATHVAQAKEHGIEGIDLVCVNLYPFKETTIRTDDFAEIIENIDIGGPAMVRSAAKNFKDVLIVTSVLDYDEILKRLKEKSDDFEFRRSLMIKAFEHTAAYDSMIANYMNDRFNGGFGDARFIVGSKVFDTRYGENPHQKGALYEFDYFFTNNFRALKGEASFNNMTDINGALMLATSFDDAPAVAIIKHANPCGFAVKDTLLESYEAALKCDPISAYGGVVAINGTLDEKLAKKINEIYVEVIIAANVDEAALKVFESKKRIKIFTQDNKFLVRSNDKFDFKHVDGGFVFQERDYVKDEELENMKQMSKKFATGSELKDAQIAWKVAALTKSNCVVYVKDGAMVAIGMGMTSRVDAARAAVAKAKELKIDLSGCVLASEAFFPFRDSIDIASKVGVKCVIEPGGSIRDDEVIEATDEHGMSLYFTGVRHFLH from the coding sequence ATGAGAGCATTGCTTAGCGTTAGCGATAAAGAGGGCATTGTAGAGTTTGCAAAGGGGCTGGAAGAGCTTGGCTGGCAGATACTTTCAACTGGCGGTACATTTAAGCTTTTAAAAGAAAATGGCATCAAAGCCACTGAGGTTAGCGAATTTACGGCTTCACCTGAGATGTTTGAGGGCAGGGTAAAGACGCTTCATCCAAAGATACATGGCGGCATCTTGCATAAACGTGACGACGCTACGCACGTGGCTCAGGCAAAAGAGCATGGCATCGAGGGCATAGACCTAGTTTGCGTAAATTTATATCCATTTAAAGAGACTACGATTAGGACAGATGACTTTGCTGAGATCATCGAAAATATTGACATCGGTGGCCCAGCCATGGTAAGAAGTGCAGCTAAAAATTTTAAAGACGTGCTTATCGTTACTAGCGTGCTTGATTATGATGAAATTTTAAAGCGCCTAAAAGAGAAAAGTGATGATTTTGAGTTTAGAAGATCGCTGATGATAAAGGCATTCGAGCACACAGCAGCTTATGATAGTATGATCGCAAACTATATGAATGATAGATTTAATGGTGGTTTTGGCGATGCTAGATTTATCGTGGGAAGCAAGGTTTTTGACACAAGATACGGAGAAAATCCACACCAAAAAGGCGCACTTTATGAGTTTGATTATTTCTTTACAAATAACTTTAGAGCCTTAAAAGGCGAGGCAAGTTTCAATAATATGACCGATATAAATGGCGCATTGATGCTTGCAACTAGCTTTGATGATGCGCCAGCAGTGGCTATCATCAAGCACGCTAACCCTTGCGGCTTTGCAGTAAAAGATACCTTGCTTGAGAGCTACGAGGCTGCGCTTAAGTGCGATCCGATCTCAGCTTACGGCGGTGTGGTTGCAATAAATGGCACACTTGATGAGAAGCTAGCAAAAAAGATAAATGAAATTTACGTTGAAGTAATAATTGCTGCAAATGTTGATGAAGCAGCTCTTAAAGTATTTGAGAGTAAAAAACGTATCAAAATTTTCACTCAAGACAATAAATTTTTAGTTCGCTCAAATGATAAATTTGACTTTAAGCACGTTGATGGTGGATTTGTATTTCAAGAAAGAGACTATGTAAAAGACGAAGAGCTTGAAAATATGAAGCAAATGAGCAAGAAATTTGCAACTGGTAGCGAACTAAAAGATGCTCAGATCGCGTGGAAAGTGGCTGCGCTAACGAAGAGCAACTGCGTAGTTTATGTAAAAGATGGCGCTATGGTGGCTATTGGCATGGGTATGACTAGCCGTGTGGATGCTGCACGTGCAGCCGTGGCAAAGGCAAAAGAGCTAAAGATCGATCTAAGCGGTTGCGTTCTTGCAAGTGAGGCATTCTTTCCATTTAGAGATAGTATCGACATCGCTAGCAAGGTCGGCGTAAAATGTGTCATCGAGCCAGGTGGCAGCATCAGAGATGATGAGGTGATAGAGGCTACCGATGAGCATGGCATGTCACTATATTTTACTGGTGTTAGGCACTTCTTGCACTAA
- the msrB gene encoding peptide-methionine (R)-S-oxide reductase MsrB, whose product MKKILKFILMAAVFFGLNLMAKDELIKEQTMAGQNLKEIYLAGGCFWGMQGYFKKIFGVVDTKVGYANGKSENTSYRELHESDHAETLYVKYDENRVALAEILAHFFRVIDPTSLNKQGNDVGRQYRSGIYYVSESDLPTIESFMKIEQKKFKDKIVVEVAPLKNFVLGEEYHQDYLDKNPFGYCHIDLGLADKPLYDEAKFKPLSKDELKKNLSSEQYAVTQEAATERPFSSEYDKFDQKGIYVDITSGKPLFSSADKFDAGCGWPSFTKPITTTALSYKEDNSFMMKRVEVKSQNSDAHLGHVFDDGPSDKGGLRYCINGASLKFIPLEDMARLGYEEFIPYIK is encoded by the coding sequence ATGAAAAAGATCTTAAAATTTATCTTAATGGCGGCGGTGTTTTTTGGTCTAAATTTGATGGCAAAAGATGAGCTTATAAAGGAGCAGACGATGGCAGGGCAAAATTTAAAAGAAATTTATCTAGCAGGCGGTTGCTTTTGGGGTATGCAGGGATATTTTAAAAAGATATTTGGCGTAGTGGATACAAAGGTAGGCTACGCGAATGGCAAGAGCGAAAATACTAGCTACCGCGAGCTTCATGAGAGTGATCATGCTGAGACACTTTATGTAAAATACGACGAAAATAGAGTCGCTTTGGCTGAAATTTTGGCTCACTTTTTTAGGGTAATCGATCCGACCTCGCTAAACAAACAAGGCAATGACGTTGGTAGGCAGTATAGAAGCGGAATTTACTATGTGAGCGAAAGTGATCTGCCAACGATAGAGAGCTTTATGAAAATAGAGCAAAAGAAATTTAAAGATAAGATCGTGGTTGAGGTGGCGCCACTTAAAAATTTCGTCTTAGGTGAGGAGTATCATCAAGATTATCTTGATAAAAATCCTTTTGGATATTGTCACATTGACCTAGGTTTAGCTGATAAACCGCTTTACGATGAGGCAAAATTTAAGCCGCTTAGTAAAGATGAGCTAAAGAAAAATTTAAGTAGCGAGCAGTATGCCGTGACGCAAGAAGCAGCGACCGAGAGGCCATTTAGCAGCGAGTATGATAAATTTGATCAAAAAGGCATTTATGTAGATATAACGAGCGGAAAGCCACTTTTCTCAAGTGCAGATAAATTTGATGCAGGATGTGGCTGGCCAAGCTTTACAAAGCCTATCACGACAACAGCTCTTTCGTATAAGGAGGACAACTCGTTTATGATGAAAAGGGTCGAAGTTAAGTCTCAAAATAGCGATGCGCACCTTGGACATGTTTTTGACGATGGCCCAAGCGATAAGGGTGGGCTAAGATATTGCATAAACGGCGCAAGCCTTAAATTTATACCACTTGAAGATATGGCTAGGCTTGGATACGAGGAATTTATACCTTACATAAAATAG
- a CDS encoding peptidase M50, protein MLLNTYAPPFKLVGGYFIAGIFFLALSVPAFFYTDFDAISSLNTAGFLHIFFVGFVMSIIIGALYQLTSVILEKPFFTAKGAILNLAIFCLSLLGMCYGMLFADAKILQISGVLLFCSLAFFATTYALSFMDNEKKSFAAFALFVSAVFLLIGITLGFCLLMILSGTLMLDFEMTLKFHVYFVLGFVFLVILGAASVLLPMFALAHDLKFTLSKTSLACYILGGILLAFNENLSILSICVAALLFIAQALYILKKRVRKAYDYWNVNIVLSLVALLGATVFIALDKLNLAAYFLIYGFLFAFIVAHLYKIAPFLIWYHYVAPFVGKVKVPLLDAMILKKIAYFGIAFNAISLLCYLLSTCFELEILVQAGMIFIALSIVLLSINIINIFRFTGFKG, encoded by the coding sequence ATGCTTTTAAATACTTACGCGCCACCATTTAAGCTAGTCGGTGGATATTTTATTGCTGGAATTTTCTTTTTAGCATTAAGTGTGCCGGCATTCTTTTATACAGATTTTGATGCGATTAGCTCACTAAACACAGCTGGTTTTTTGCATATATTTTTTGTTGGCTTTGTTATGAGTATTATTATCGGAGCACTTTATCAGCTAACCTCAGTCATCTTAGAAAAGCCATTTTTTACAGCAAAAGGTGCTATTTTAAATTTGGCTATTTTTTGTCTATCATTGCTGGGTATGTGTTACGGGATGTTATTTGCTGATGCTAAAATTTTACAAATTAGTGGAGTTTTGCTTTTTTGCTCACTTGCCTTTTTTGCTACGACTTATGCACTAAGCTTTATGGATAATGAAAAAAAGAGCTTTGCGGCCTTTGCACTTTTTGTTTCAGCTGTCTTTTTGCTAATTGGAATAACGCTTGGTTTTTGCTTGCTTATGATACTTAGTGGCACGCTGATGCTTGATTTTGAGATGACACTAAAATTTCACGTTTATTTTGTGCTGGGATTTGTATTTCTTGTGATACTTGGAGCTGCTAGCGTACTCTTACCTATGTTTGCATTGGCTCACGATCTAAAATTTACACTTAGCAAGACCTCACTAGCATGCTATATTTTGGGTGGCATCTTACTAGCTTTTAATGAAAATTTGTCTATTTTGTCAATATGTGTGGCGGCTTTACTTTTTATAGCTCAAGCGCTTTATATTTTAAAAAAACGCGTTAGAAAGGCGTATGATTACTGGAATGTAAATATAGTGCTTTCGTTGGTGGCTTTGCTTGGTGCCACTGTTTTTATAGCTTTAGACAAATTAAATTTAGCTGCATATTTTTTAATATATGGCTTTTTGTTTGCTTTTATCGTAGCTCATCTTTATAAGATCGCACCATTTCTCATATGGTATCACTACGTAGCACCTTTTGTCGGAAAGGTAAAAGTGCCACTTCTTGATGCCATGATACTAAAAAAGATAGCTTATTTTGGTATAGCTTTTAATGCTATCTCGCTTCTTTGTTATCTTCTATCAACTTGCTTTGAACTAGAAATTTTAGTGCAAGCAGGTATGATTTTTATAGCTCTTAGTATAGTTTTGCTATCGATAAATATAATAAATATTTTTAGATTTACTGGTTTTAAAGGATAA
- a CDS encoding metal-sulfur cluster assembly factor has translation MKEKIYNALSNIVDPEVGFDIVSLGLIYDASCDENGKAKVTMTLSTKSCPLHEMILGWVETAVLDIEGVKECEIDLVWEPEWNIQMASDFVKAQLGV, from the coding sequence ATGAAAGAAAAAATTTATAACGCACTGTCAAATATCGTTGATCCAGAAGTTGGCTTTGATATCGTTTCGCTCGGACTTATATATGATGCGAGCTGCGATGAGAATGGCAAAGCAAAGGTTACTATGACGCTTTCAACCAAATCTTGCCCGCTACATGAAATGATACTTGGCTGGGTAGAGACTGCCGTGCTTGATATAGAAGGCGTCAAAGAGTGTGAGATCGATCTTGTCTGGGAGCCTGAGTGGAATATACAAATGGCAAGCGATTTTGTAAAAGCACAACTTGGAGTTTAA
- the ftsZ gene encoding cell division protein FtsZ: protein MSSFTVEENKSIYGAKIKVVGVGGGGGNMVNHIIRVNPNLNIDLIVANTDAKALENSLAHTKIQLGEKTTKGLGAGMRPEIGKAAAEESYDEVKSALETSDIVFIGTGLGGGTGTGAAPVVAQAAKDIGALTVAVVTMPFMFEGKKRRKLADCGLEELRKESDSIVVIPNDKLLTLIDKNAGIKESFEMVDEVLARAVNGMSTIVLDSGKSDINLDFADVRTIMSHRGLALMGVGEASGEDAAQEAIKNAIQSPLLDNMTINGAFGILVHFRISPSCPLADINNAMSIIHEAADEDAEIIFGTTTDDKIEDNKVEVTIIATGFQSSQKETEKKDEIQTSNANDIIKKERILRLKKVSGGYDEDYMSQLDVPSFMRHQMD from the coding sequence ATGAGTAGCTTCACAGTAGAAGAAAATAAAAGCATCTATGGTGCAAAGATAAAGGTCGTAGGTGTAGGTGGAGGTGGTGGCAATATGGTCAACCACATAATAAGAGTTAATCCAAATTTAAATATAGATCTTATTGTTGCTAATACAGATGCTAAGGCTCTTGAAAATTCTCTTGCACATACAAAAATACAGCTTGGAGAAAAGACAACAAAAGGTCTAGGTGCAGGCATGAGACCTGAAATAGGAAAAGCTGCTGCTGAAGAGAGCTACGATGAAGTAAAAAGTGCACTTGAGACATCAGATATAGTTTTTATCGGTACAGGACTTGGTGGTGGAACTGGTACAGGTGCAGCTCCAGTAGTTGCTCAAGCTGCAAAAGATATTGGCGCACTAACAGTTGCAGTTGTTACTATGCCTTTTATGTTTGAAGGAAAAAAACGTAGAAAATTGGCTGATTGTGGCCTTGAAGAACTTAGAAAAGAAAGCGATTCTATTGTAGTCATTCCAAACGATAAGCTCTTAACACTAATTGATAAAAATGCTGGCATAAAAGAAAGCTTTGAAATGGTCGATGAAGTACTTGCAAGAGCCGTCAATGGCATGAGTACGATCGTGCTTGATTCAGGAAAAAGCGACATAAATCTAGACTTTGCTGATGTTAGAACGATTATGAGCCATAGAGGACTAGCTCTAATGGGTGTTGGCGAAGCAAGCGGCGAAGATGCAGCACAAGAAGCTATAAAAAATGCTATACAATCACCACTTCTTGATAATATGACAATAAATGGCGCATTTGGTATTTTAGTTCATTTTAGAATAAGCCCTAGTTGCCCACTAGCTGATATCAATAATGCGATGAGCATTATTCATGAGGCAGCAGATGAAGATGCTGAAATTATATTTGGTACAACAACTGATGACAAAATAGAAGACAATAAAGTTGAAGTTACAATAATAGCCACAGGTTTTCAAAGCTCACAAAAAGAAACTGAAAAAAAAGATGAAATACAAACTTCTAATGCAAACGATATCATAAAAAAAGAGCGTATATTAAGACTTAAAAAAGTTAGTGGTGGATATGACGAAGACTATATGTCACAGCTTGATGTGCCATCATTTATGCGCCATCAAATGGACTAA
- the ftsA gene encoding cell division protein FtsA has translation MSTKILGIDIGSFQICAVIAQHDENGIKIIGIGTEKTQGIRKGVITNIEQAAKSIKNALIEAQRVAGTRYEKVIVSISGAYTKSVDSSGVVNIPNHEIGIKEIERAMQMADHTADIPHEYEKLHVLPYNFKVDGQEHIEDPIGMNGSRLEVQTHIVTVQKSSISNLRKAVNLAGVQLDNIVLSGYASAIATLTKDEKELGAALVDMGGATCNLVVHSGNSIRYNEFLPVGSANITNDLSMALHTPLPKAEEIKLGYGALINKSVDLIELPILGDETKSHEVSLDIISNVIYARAEETLMVLAKMLEDSGYKDSIGAGIILTGGMTKLEGIRDLASAIFDKMPVRIAKPKEMDGLFEILRDPANSCAIGLCLYGAGNFSPYEIDSEKKMRYQGEIASKPKANFRNVFVEEENVQNFGQEVQDPNEKEDSFSDKDFELEIANKSKNKEELANIADISKQEKKPNAFAKFWYSITQLF, from the coding sequence TTGAGTACAAAAATTTTAGGTATAGATATCGGCTCTTTCCAGATTTGTGCAGTAATAGCACAACATGATGAAAATGGTATTAAGATAATTGGAATTGGAACTGAAAAAACGCAGGGAATAAGAAAAGGTGTTATAACTAATATTGAACAAGCTGCAAAGTCAATAAAAAATGCATTAATAGAAGCACAAAGAGTTGCAGGAACACGCTATGAAAAGGTCATAGTTTCTATTTCTGGTGCGTATACAAAAAGCGTTGACAGTAGTGGTGTAGTGAATATACCAAATCATGAAATAGGTATAAAAGAGATTGAGCGTGCTATGCAAATGGCCGATCATACAGCTGATATACCTCATGAATATGAAAAATTACATGTTCTTCCTTATAATTTTAAAGTAGATGGACAAGAACACATTGAAGATCCAATAGGCATGAATGGTAGTAGACTGGAAGTGCAAACACATATTGTTACAGTACAAAAATCATCTATTAGCAACCTAAGAAAAGCCGTAAATTTAGCAGGCGTTCAGCTAGATAACATAGTCCTTTCAGGATATGCTTCTGCGATAGCAACATTAACAAAAGATGAGAAAGAGCTTGGTGCCGCACTTGTTGATATGGGTGGTGCTACTTGTAATCTTGTAGTGCATTCTGGAAATTCTATAAGATACAATGAATTTTTACCTGTTGGCTCAGCAAACATTACAAATGATCTTTCTATGGCTCTACATACACCACTTCCAAAGGCAGAAGAGATAAAATTAGGTTATGGTGCTTTAATAAATAAGTCAGTTGATCTAATAGAGCTCCCGATACTTGGAGATGAAACAAAAAGCCACGAAGTTTCACTAGACATAATATCAAATGTTATATATGCCAGAGCAGAAGAAACCCTTATGGTACTTGCTAAGATGCTAGAAGATAGCGGCTATAAAGATAGCATTGGTGCTGGAATAATACTTACTGGCGGCATGACTAAGCTAGAAGGTATTAGGGATCTTGCATCTGCGATATTTGATAAAATGCCAGTTCGTATAGCAAAACCAAAAGAAATGGATGGATTATTTGAAATTTTAAGAGACCCAGCAAATTCTTGTGCTATAGGGCTTTGTTTGTATGGTGCTGGCAACTTTAGCCCATACGAGATTGATTCTGAGAAAAAAATGAGATACCAAGGGGAAATAGCCTCAAAACCGAAAGCAAATTTTAGGAATGTTTTTGTAGAAGAAGAAAATGTACAAAATTTTGGACAAGAGGTGCAGGATCCAAATGAAAAAGAGGATAGTTTTTCTGATAAAGATTTTGAATTAGAGATAGCAAATAAATCAAAAAACAAAGAAGAGCTTGCCAATATTGCAGATATTAGCAAACAAGAAAAAAAGCCAAATGCTTTTGCAAAATTTTGGTATAGTATTACACAATTATTTTAA
- a CDS encoding peptidylprolyl isomerase — translation MLSWMQKHKKYLVVTIWVSTIAFVGAGFVGWGAYDLNSNRATSVAKVGHRNISIQELQQKYDNLYQYYNNLFDGKLTQEKANELGLQNAALQATIQENLLLNFADDIGLSVSKDDILKYIIADPTFQKDGTFDKNLYYDILRRARINPTDFEENLKLTILLDKLRTILNLPASKEDIAMMEASFFMQDKLAIQIINANQSDIKIDEKELKNLWETNKNNYMTKTIYGLETYFIESNKNDVNQTTLSDYYNENKERYKGSDDKIKSFDEVKTEVVKDYNIEKSKTDALKKYTSIKKAELATNEFVSINEDNATFSLDEIKGAKVGEVIKPFTYKDGYLIVRVKSITPPQPMSFEQARAMVLKIYKDKKKKENLITIAKESLQNFKGTDIGFISRDINGSILGLNESETRTFVSQLFETNNKKEDYVILEDKAVIYDILEQRLLVDNIDNNYKQITQQNVTMLKNNELIKDLTNKLKKYYEIKEYIKR, via the coding sequence ATGTTGTCTTGGATGCAAAAACATAAAAAATACCTAGTTGTTACCATTTGGGTAAGTACAATAGCCTTTGTTGGAGCAGGCTTTGTAGGCTGGGGAGCATATGATTTAAACAGCAATCGAGCCACTTCGGTAGCAAAAGTAGGACACAGAAATATAAGCATTCAAGAACTACAACAAAAATACGATAATTTGTATCAATACTACAATAATCTTTTTGATGGTAAATTAACACAAGAAAAGGCCAATGAGTTAGGCTTACAAAATGCTGCACTTCAGGCTACAATTCAAGAGAATTTACTATTAAATTTTGCAGACGATATAGGTCTTAGTGTTAGTAAAGATGATATTTTAAAATATATAATCGCTGATCCAACATTTCAAAAAGATGGTACTTTTGATAAAAATTTATACTACGATATTTTAAGAAGAGCTAGAATAAATCCAACTGATTTTGAAGAAAATTTAAAACTAACAATACTACTTGATAAGCTTAGAACTATTTTAAATTTACCAGCTAGCAAAGAAGACATTGCAATGATGGAAGCAAGCTTTTTTATGCAAGACAAATTAGCAATACAGATAATAAATGCTAATCAAAGTGATATAAAAATAGATGAAAAAGAGCTAAAGAATCTTTGGGAAACAAATAAAAACAACTATATGACAAAGACTATATATGGTCTAGAAACATACTTTATAGAGTCAAATAAAAATGATGTAAATCAAACTACTTTGAGTGACTACTATAACGAAAACAAGGAGAGATACAAAGGCTCTGATGATAAAATCAAATCATTTGACGAAGTAAAGACTGAAGTTGTCAAAGACTACAATATTGAGAAAAGTAAGACCGATGCTTTAAAAAAATATACCTCTATCAAAAAAGCTGAGCTTGCAACAAATGAATTTGTTAGTATAAATGAAGATAATGCGACATTCTCGCTCGATGAAATAAAAGGGGCAAAAGTTGGTGAGGTGATAAAACCGTTTACATATAAAGATGGATATTTGATAGTTAGAGTAAAAAGTATAACTCCTCCACAACCTATGAGTTTTGAACAAGCAAGAGCAATGGTGCTTAAAATTTACAAAGATAAAAAGAAAAAAGAAAACTTAATAACCATAGCAAAAGAGTCTTTACAAAATTTCAAAGGAACTGATATAGGCTTTATCAGTAGAGATATAAATGGCTCTATCTTAGGACTAAATGAAAGTGAAACTAGAACTTTTGTTTCTCAACTTTTTGAAACTAACAACAAAAAAGAAGATTATGTTATATTAGAAGATAAGGCCGTTATATACGATATTTTGGAACAAAGGTTGCTTGTAGATAATATAGATAATAACTATAAGCAAATAACACAGCAAAACGTTACAATGCTTAAAAATAATGAGTTAATAAAAGATTTAACAAACAAACTAAAAAAATACTATGAAATTAAAGAATATATCAAAAGGTAA
- a CDS encoding class II aldolase and adducin N-terminal domain-containing protein has protein sequence MELEHSINEIKTISLSMFRKNFFGVFHGSISARVEKNQFIINKQNAIFDNLKDDDLTLLSSKKDYRWNEASLDADIHLNIYKNINEARFVCYAMPPYATAYAMKHEKIVPKDYFGYMRFNEILVYDPKQYDDWYERAETEIYRYMVEKNTNIIIIKGYGIYAYSRSPQLLAKEIALLENSCKLLHLTSGYSDYSI, from the coding sequence ATGGAGCTAGAACACTCAATAAATGAGATAAAAACGATATCACTTTCTATGTTTAGAAAGAATTTTTTTGGCGTTTTTCACGGCTCGATTTCGGCAAGAGTCGAAAAAAATCAATTTATAATCAATAAACAAAATGCCATTTTTGATAATTTAAAAGATGATGATTTGACACTTCTTTCATCAAAAAAAGACTATCGTTGGAATGAAGCTAGTCTTGATGCTGATATACACTTAAATATTTATAAAAATATAAATGAGGCGAGATTTGTTTGCTACGCAATGCCACCATACGCAACTGCCTACGCAATGAAACATGAAAAAATAGTACCGAAAGATTATTTTGGGTATATGAGATTTAATGAAATTTTAGTCTATGATCCAAAACAATATGACGACTGGTATGAGCGTGCAGAAACTGAAATTTATAGATATATGGTTGAAAAAAATACAAACATTATTATCATTAAAGGATATGGCATTTATGCCTACAGTAGAAGCCCTCAGCTTCTTGCAAAAGAGATAGCTTTACTAGAAAATAGCTGCAAATTGCTTCATTTAACTAGTGGTTATAGCGATTATAGTATTTAA
- the rsmH gene encoding 16S rRNA (cytosine(1402)-N(4))-methyltransferase RsmH, whose translation MQSPHISVLLDEVLSFFKNLNGNFIDCTLGYAGHSSVILSQNENLNLIACDRDNEAINFSLKKLEPFGSRVKIYKSNFSELTSKLSQEEILNVRGILADIGVSSLQIDKDDRGFSLSSSTLDMRMDKERNFSAFDVVNGYSFDELVRIFRDYGELKNAAGIANKIINARNLGKITSAKELANLIGTAQIKGRGVSPAILAFQAIRIEVNGELDELTNLLDSIEKGGFKDCLVAIITFHSLEDRIVKERFKKWANSCICPPGVYRCECGNNHELGEILTKKPLTASSSELKVNSRSKSAKLRVFKIKG comes from the coding sequence TTGCAAAGTCCACATATTAGTGTTTTACTTGATGAAGTTCTATCTTTTTTTAAAAATTTAAATGGAAATTTTATAGATTGCACGCTTGGATATGCCGGACATTCTAGTGTCATTTTATCTCAAAATGAAAATTTAAATTTAATTGCCTGTGATAGAGATAACGAAGCTATAAATTTTTCACTAAAAAAACTTGAGCCATTTGGTAGTAGGGTTAAAATTTATAAAAGTAACTTCTCTGAATTGACTAGCAAGCTAAGTCAAGAAGAAATTTTAAATGTTAGAGGAATTTTGGCTGACATCGGTGTTAGCTCGCTTCAGATAGATAAAGATGATAGGGGCTTTAGTCTTAGCTCAAGCACGCTTGATATGCGCATGGATAAAGAGCGAAATTTTAGTGCGTTTGACGTTGTGAATGGATACTCTTTTGATGAGTTGGTTAGAATTTTTAGAGATTATGGTGAGCTAAAAAATGCTGCCGGGATTGCAAATAAAATTATAAATGCTAGAAATTTAGGCAAGATAACGAGTGCAAAAGAGCTTGCAAATTTAATAGGTACAGCCCAGATAAAAGGGCGCGGAGTTAGCCCTGCAATACTTGCCTTTCAAGCCATCAGGATAGAGGTAAATGGTGAGCTAGATGAGCTAACAAATTTGCTTGATAGTATAGAAAAAGGCGGGTTTAAAGATTGTCTTGTGGCGATTATTACATTTCACTCACTTGAAGATAGGATCGTAAAGGAGCGCTTTAAAAAATGGGCAAATAGCTGTATCTGCCCGCCAGGTGTCTATAGGTGTGAGTGCGGAAACAACCACGAATTAGGAGAAATTTTGACCAAAAAGCCACTAACGGCAAGTAGTAGTGAGCTAAAGGTAAACTCACGAAGCAAGAGCGCAAAACTGCGGGTTTTTAAGATAAAGGGATAA
- a CDS encoding D-amino acid aminotransferase, with protein sequence MADQALQTVFLNGEFLQKDEAKVSAFDRGFIFGDGIYEVVPVINSKMVDKDGFWARFERSLNEIDISLPYEKDKFEAILNEMIAKNALKEGGIYMQVTRGVAFRNFYFMENLTPSVFIFCYESEILNNPAAKTGIKVVSVEDIRWKRRDIKSISLLAQCYAKNEAHKKGADEGFMVENGFVTEGCSSSAFIIKDKTLITKPLSNEILPGIRRMRLLRIAKDIGLKIEERKFSMDEVYSADEVFISAATLILLPVVYADGKAINGAKVGEISSKLREIYAGELLKEAEL encoded by the coding sequence ATGGCAGATCAAGCTTTACAAACCGTCTTTTTAAATGGAGAATTTTTGCAAAAAGACGAGGCAAAAGTTAGTGCTTTTGATAGAGGATTTATATTTGGTGATGGAATTTATGAGGTTGTGCCTGTGATAAATTCAAAAATGGTTGATAAAGATGGATTTTGGGCGAGATTTGAAAGAAGCTTAAATGAAATAGATATAAGCCTGCCTTACGAAAAAGATAAATTTGAAGCGATCTTAAATGAGATGATCGCCAAAAATGCCTTAAAAGAGGGCGGAATTTACATGCAAGTAACAAGAGGCGTGGCGTTTAGAAATTTCTATTTTATGGAAAATTTAACCCCAAGCGTCTTCATCTTTTGCTACGAGAGTGAAATTTTAAACAACCCAGCTGCAAAAACTGGCATAAAAGTGGTAAGCGTCGAGGATATAAGGTGGAAAAGGCGCGACATAAAGTCGATCTCGCTTCTAGCTCAGTGCTACGCCAAAAATGAGGCTCACAAAAAAGGCGCAGACGAGGGCTTTATGGTGGAAAATGGCTTTGTGACAGAGGGCTGTAGCTCAAGTGCTTTTATCATCAAGGATAAAACTCTAATTACAAAACCACTTTCAAATGAAATTTTGCCAGGGATCCGCCGCATGAGACTTTTAAGGATTGCTAAAGATATCGGCCTTAAGATAGAGGAGCGAAAATTTAGCATGGATGAAGTTTATAGTGCTGATGAAGTCTTTATCTCGGCTGCGACGCTCATACTCTTACCAGTCGTTTATGCTGATGGCAAGGCGATAAATGGTGCAAAAGTAGGAGAAATTTCAAGCAAACTTCGAGAAATTTATGCTGGTGAACTTTTAAAAGAAGCTGAACTTTGA